One region of Nanoarchaeota archaeon genomic DNA includes:
- a CDS encoding DNA-directed RNA polymerase: protein MAFGNRGGPRDFGAPREMHKATCADCGKETEVPFKPAEGRPVYCRDCYQKHKKF from the coding sequence ATGGCATTCGGAAACAGAGGAGGTCCTAGAGATTTTGGAGCACCAAGGGAAATGCATAAAGCAACCTGCGCTGACTGTGGTAAAGAAACAGAAGTTCCTTTCAAACCAGCAGAGGGCAGACCAGTTTATTGCAGGGACTGTTATCAAAAACATAAGAAGTTCTAG